Sequence from the Methanobacterium alkalithermotolerans genome:
CTATTGCTAAACAGCTGGGTATAGGATCTAAAAAAGAAAAAGTATTAACTGGTAAAGAAATTTCCAGGATGAGTCCCGAAGAATTATATGAAATAGTGGATAAGGTTTCCATATATGCCCGGGTTGCACCAGAACACAAGTATGATATAACTACCCAGCTTCAAAAAAAGGGAGAAATAGTGGCGGTAACTGGAGACGGGGTTAATGATGCCCCTGCTTTAAAAGCAGCAGATATTGGTATTGCCATGGGTATTACCGGTACTGATGTTAGTAAAGAAGCTTCGGACATGGTTTTAGCAGATGATAACTTTTCCAGTATTGTTAAAGCTATAGAAGAAGGCAGATTTATTTTTGAAAACATTCAAAAAGTAATCTTGTATGCTCTGGCTGCTAATGGAGGCCAATCTCTAATTATATTAGGAGCATTGATACTGGCTCCTTTTATATCACTTTTCGTGGTAAGCCTTCCTTTAGAGCCGGTTCAAATTCTATGGATTAATTTATTTGATTCCATATTTTTGGCACTTCCTCTTATTAAAGAACCTAAAGAAGCAAATCTCCTGGAAAAACCACCAAAAGACCCGGATGAAAAAATTGTTAACTGGCAATTTGTAAGGAAGGTGGGCCTGGTTTCTCTGGCCATGGCTGGAGCAGGTTTAAGCATATTTTATATTTACGGTAGTGCTGCATTCACCGACCCTCTAAATGAATTTCTTTTAACCCAGGCCCAAACTGCTGCTTTTGCCACGGTTATCATGGTGCATGTATTCTATCTGATAACGGCCCGTTCCATAAGGGAATCTATATTCACGTTCAGCCCCTTTTCCAACAAATGGTCTCTATTAGGTATCGGAATTACCATATCTTCACTTTTAATGATAATTTACCTCCCTGCTCTTCAGATTCTATTTAGAACCGCCCCTATTCCTGCAGAATGGTGGATACTTATTTTACTGTTCTCTCTTCCAGGGTTGATATTGATTGAAATTGAAAAATTTATAGCCCGTAGAAGAGGGTGGTTTTAATTTCCAATAAAAATTATGACCCTTAGGGAGTAAATACCCTTAAGGCAAGTATTTATATATGGGGAGTAATAAATGTTAAAAAAACTGAAGGTTGATATCAATGGATCGATTGAGCCTGAATCAATATAGAGAAATGGTAGATGGTATAATAGAATTTAAAAAAACAAATGGTGAAATGCCTCAATTTGCCATTGTTGATGGATGTAAAATTGAAAAACAAAATTATATAGACATGATAGAACGTGTAAATAAATTCATACTTGAAATGGGTAGGAATCCACGTTCAGTAGATATTGAATCATAGACCTGGACTCTGTACATTTATAAGGGAGTTAAATAAGCTTTTTATTATAAGCCAGTATAATCCCCAAATAGCTTTCTGGTATTTATTTTGAGGTTTTATTTTATTATACAGATTATTTTTTCACTATTTTAATTTATCATACCTCCTATTTTCGCATAAAATTTAAAGACATTGATTTTTTTTAGCCTTAAAATTTCCTCTCTTTAGATACAATAATTATTTTTTTTTTTTTTAGTCAGGGGGGTGCGCTTAGTATTAATTATTAAAAAAAACATATCGAAACAGTTATTTGTTATTAACAATTAATATTGATTTAATTACTAATTTCCATTTTAATATTTATTTTGGTGGAAATTATGAAATAAGAATGCTTTCGGTGGATAATAAAACAAAAGAGGGGAAATAATGGTGGAAATAGTGGTGGATGAAGATGCATGTGTGGGGTGTGGATCCTGTGTGGATGATTGTCCCAGTGATGTTTACCAGATGAATGAGGAAAAGTGGAAAAGCGAAGTGATAAATGCAGATGACTGCATGGCTTGCTTGTCCTGTCATGAGATTTGCCCTTCTCAGGCTATGGAACATCGTGATATACATGTGGCCAAACGATTATACATTGACCGTAAGGTCAGTGATGTTTTAAACAAAATTATCTAGGGGTATAAAAATGGAAATGGAAGAGATAAGGGGCACATTTAAACCTGAAATGATTCCTGAAGAAACTGGGGGAGACATATCAGATTATGAAGAAGCACTGCACGTTTTAATGAAATTTGTGGGATCCATGTCCAGTGCACTGGAACAGGTTTCTGGAAGGGGAGCAAATGCAATTGTTTACCAGGCCGGAAAAAGGATGGGACATGATGCAGGAAAACTTATGGAAAAAACGGACAACCTGGAACAGGCCATGCAGGAACTGAGTGATATTTTAGGGGTGGAATTTTACTTTGAAATGTGGAAACCCGCTGGACAGGATAATTATACCATTGAAAAAGGAGATGAAACCGTGGTGAAACTCCTTTTCATGGATTGCGTGGTAAGGCAAACCTTGCGTAGGACAGGATTACCTCAAAAAGGACCACTCTGTTATCTCTTATATGGTTATATGGTGGGTGCTGTGGAGGAAGTGATGAGCATAAAGGGCAAACTGGATATTGATCATGTGGGATCTAATGCTTGTCTTAAAACTTTAACCATCAAATGGGGTGGTAAATAATGGTAAAAATAGCTTTAGAAGCACTTGCTAGCTGTGCTGGGTGTGAAATCTCTATTCTGGATTTACATGAAGACATTACTAAGTTACTGGACAATGCCGAGCTGGTATATGCACCGGTGCTGATGGATACCAAAGAACTGCCAGATGATATTGACATTGCCATAGTTTCTGGATCTGTCAGGAACCAGGAGAATCAGGAGAGATTGGAAGAACTACGGGATAAATCAGATATATTGATTGCTTATGGTACCTGCGCCTGTTATGGGGGTATAACTGGAATGGCAGATTTATACACTTCAGAAGAGGTTACTTCCAGAACTTACACTGATAATCCCAGTACCATCTCTGCTGAACTTCCATCAGAAGTCGTTCCTGAGCTTCTTACCATTGTACATCCTGCTGCTGATTTTACAGAAATTGATGGATTTATACCGGGATGTCCTCCTAAAGAACAGCTAACTGGAGACATATTAATACCACTTATAAATGATGAAGCCCCAGATGTTCCTAAGAAAAGTGTTTGTGCTGATTGTAATCGTGAAATGGAGCATATAGAATTTGATAAAATTCACAGAAGAATAGAGGGTGATCCTGAACCAGGCAAATGTTTCCTATCCCAGGGATATGTATGTTTAGGTTCTGTGACTTTGGGAAGATGCGGTGGACTTTGTACCGAGGCAGGAGTAGCTTGTCATGGATGTGGAGGTCCTTCACTGGATGTTATCCGGGAACCAAGTCACGATATTTACAACGGGGTCATTAAAAGGATAGCTCACCTTTCTAAAATGCCAGAAAAAGATGTGGAAAAACAGCTTTATGATATAGGACATGTAATTTACGGGTTTGTGATTGGAAGTACCATTATGGAGGATAAACAGGTATCTCTTATTCCTCAACTGGTGAAGAAGTAAAGGTGAAACTATGAAACAAATTGAAATTAGCCCGGTTACTAGAATTGAGGGACATGCCAAGATAACAGTTCAGATTGATGATGCAGGAAATGTGGCTGATGCTCATTTTCATGTAATGGAAATCAGGGGATTTGAAAAATTCTTAGAAGGAGCAGCAGTAGAAGAAGCTCCCCGTATAACTCCCCGTATATGTGGTATATGTCAAACAGCCCATCACTTAGCCGCTGCCAAGGCCACGGATGAAGTATTCGGACTCCAGCCCCCTGAAACTGCCCGGAGATTAAGAGAACTCATGCTTTTAGGACAGTATATCCACTCCCATTCCCTGCACTTTTATTTCCTGGGAGCACCGGACCTGGTAATGGGGCCTGAATCAGACCCTGCCCTTAGAAATGTCCTGGGTATCCTGAAATCCAAACCTGATCTGGCCATGATGGCCATTAAAACCAGAAAAATTGGACAGGAAATTACTGCCCTGGTGGGTGGAAAACCTATTAGTCCTGTAACAGCCATTCCTGGAGGGCAATCCAAGGGAATAACTGCTGAAGAAAGAGATAAGATTCTATCCAAAGCTAAAGAGGCAATTGGTCTTATTGGGCAGGGAGTTGAAGTAGCCAAACCATTGTTTGAAGAGTACAGTGAAACTGTTGAGACCCTGGGGCCGGTTGAAACTAGTTTTGGGGCTTTAACTAATGCTGGTAATCTGGAATTTTATGATGGCCCGGTAAAAATTATGGACAAAGAAGGCAGCCCTATACATGAATTTGCCGCCTCTGACTATCTGGATTACATTGAAGAAAAAGTTCAACCCTGGTCTTATCTTAAATTCCCTTACCTGAAACAAATTGGATTCCCTGAGGGTAACTACCGGGTGGGTCCTCTGGCCCGACTAAATGTGGTGGATACAGTTCCTACTGAAATTGCGGCAGATTTATTTGCAGAATATAAGGAAAAATATGGAATTGCCCAGAACACACTACTATACCACTATGCTCGTTTAATAGAACTGATGTATGCCGCTGAAAGATCAGTGCAGATATTAGAAGATGATAATATAACCGGCACTGATATTCGAAATGGACTAAGCGGCCCTTTAATGACGAAAGAAGAAGCTAAAGAGTCCAGTGAAACTAAAAGAGGAGTGGGTATGATTGAGGCACCCCGGGGAATATTAATCCACGATTATGAAACCGATGGAGCTGGATTTATTAACCGGGCCAACTTGATAGTAGCCACTGGACAAAATAACCTTTCCATGGATATTGGGGTTAGAGAAACGGCTAAAGAAATGATAAAAGGAGAAGAAGTTTCAGAAGGTCTTAAAAATAAGCTAGAGATGATTGTAAGAGCCTATGATCCCTGTCTATCCTGTGCCACCCATGCCATTGGTGAGGATTCACCTCTGGAAGTGGATATTTATGACAGTGAAGGCAGATTGTTAAGAAAACATTTGATTTGAGGAATTTTTCCTCAAAAATTATTTTTTTCTTTATTTTTAAAACAAATTATTTTTCCAAAGTCTAAATTATTAATAAATAAATTCTAAATCTTTGATACATCTTCTGGTCGATTAAAGTTTTTAAAACTCTTTAAAGATGGATCCAATTTACTGACTTCCACAAAAATAGTGTTTAGTTTTTTAACTAATGATTTAACATCTTTTTTACCCTTTAAAAGCTGAAAATAAATGGTTTTTTTACTTCTTTTGTGGTAGATGCCATGTAATGGTTCAAAATGATGATTATTTTTTACACCCCAAAAGGGGATTAATGCATCGTAATTTTCCTTACTATTCTCATAAACATTATAAACTTTTTCTATAAAATAAGTAGAAATAAAAGGTGAATCACAGGGAATCACCAGAGCATAATCAGACTCCATATGGGATAATCCTGTATATATGCCTGAAAGTGGCCCCTGGCTTTCAATTTCATCTTTTAAAAATTTTAAATTAAAACTGGTATTATCCACACTGTAAATATGATTCAGGATTTTTCGATATTCCTGCTTTTGTTTATCATTTCTCAGGACCAGCAAAACTTCATCCATCTGATTATCCACTTTATCCAGTATATTACAGACCATAGGCTTATTTTTAAATAGCATTAATCCTTTATCCTGACCCATTCTACTACTTAATCCTCCACACAGGATTATACAGGACCTAATTGCAGTTCTGGATATTTTAACTACCTTTTTTTAGTTTTGAAAATTAAATAATAGAAAGAGTTAAATAAAAAATTTAAAATCTTCTATTCTAAAGTAGGATAATTGGGACTTTCATTGGTAATGAGCAGGTCGTGGGGATGACTTTCTTTAATCCCACTGGATGTAATGCGTACCAGTTTGGCTTTTTTTTGCATGGACTTTATATCCTGAGCACCACAATAACCCATGGAAGCTTTAAGTCCTCCCACCAATTGGAAAACCATTTCACTAACCGAGCCCCGGTAGGGTACCACACCTTCTACTCCTTCTGGTACCAGTTTAGAATGCTTCATAGGGCCTTTTACCTCCTGGAAGTACCGATCAGTACCGGCACCGGTTCCACCGGTCATGGCCCCCAGGGATCCCATACCCCGGTATTGCTTATATTTCCTTCCATTCATAACCACTACTTCTCCTGGTGCTTCATAGGTACCGGCAAGTAAATTACCCATCATTATAACATCAGCCCCTACAGCAATAGCCTTAGCTATGTCACCAGAGTAGCGTATACCTCCATCGGCAATAACTGGAACACCATATTCAGATGCTACTTCCGCAACCTCAGAAACAGCAGTTAATTGGGGAACCCCTATTCCGGATATTATACGTGTAGTACACATGGAACCGGGACCAATACCTACTTTCAAACCATCAACTTCCTGAGATAAGAGATCTTCTGCTGCTTCCCGGGTGGCAATGTTACCTACAATCAGATCGGCTTCTATATTTTTCTTCATGGTTTTTACATATTTTACTATGTTCATATTGTGACCATGGGCAGTATCAATAGCAATAATATCCACTCCTGATTTGTCCAGTGCTATAGCACGGTCCAGATCAAAAGGTCCAGTTGCTGCAGCCACAATAAAACGTCCTTTTTTATCACGGCAAGCATTGGGATGTTTTTTGCGTTCGAGTATGTCTTTAATGGTTACTATGCCCATTATTTTTCCTTCACGAACAACAGGTAAACGTTCCACTTTATTTTCATATGCAATATCCAGGGCTTCACCAGGGGTGATGGACTCATCTACAGTGACCACGTCACTGGTCATGATTTCTCTAACTTTTTTATGGGAATCAGAGTTAATTATGGGTTTAATATCCCGGCGACTTATAATTCCAATAACCACTTCATCTTCAACTACAGGCATACCACTGACCATTTCCTGATCCATTATAGACTGGGCCTCTTTAAGTGATGATTCAGGATTAATGGTAATTACATCATGAATAGCAAGGTCTCCTGATTTTTTGACCTGCTTTACTTGTTTTACCTGCTCTTTTATGGTCATGTTCCTGTGAATTACTCCCATTCCACCTTCCTGAGCCAGTGTGATGGCCATATCAGATTCTGTTACAGTATCCATTGCAGAACTAATAAGGGGAATATTCAATTCAAAATTTCTGGAAACCATGCTTTTGGTTGAAACATCTTTGGGTTCCACTTCTGATGCTCCAGGGAGGATTAGAAAGTCATCAAAAGTATAACCTACTGGAGCTTCTTTTAATTTTTTAGAATACATTAAAACACCTCAGAACCTGTATTTTTTCTAATTATAATTTTTTATTTTTATTAAAATTCACTAATTTCAACTTGTGCCGGGTATTTATAAAAAAACTATAAAATAGGGATTTTTATAAAACTAAAAATCAGCAATCATCTCTTTTAGTTCTCTAACTGCACTTCTATGGATTTTTCCTGAGTTTCTATCTCCACCAGTACAGGCAGCTCCTCTTATACCTACCACATCGCATCCTATGTCATACAATGGTTTTAATTGCTCTTTTTTTACAGAACCGGCCAGTGCGGACTTTAAACCGTAATCGTGAATTTCACTTACAAATTTCTGCAACTGGTCCATATCCATAAAATCAAGGAGTGTTTTACCGTCCTTTACCGCAGTATCCACCATGGCCAAATCTGCTCCTGAATCTGCTGCGACTTTAGGAATTTCCATAGGATCCACTGCACCCACCCTATGGGCATCGGCATAACCAGAAGCCACCACCACTGCTTGGGGACTATTTTTTCTTATGGTCTTTACCACATTCTCCATTACTTCCAGTGCTTCATCATAGTTGGAGGTACCATAAAGACCTACTTTAATGTAATCTGCTCCTGAAACGAGAGCCCCCATGGCAGCTAATGAAACAGTGCCTGGCTTATAGGGAACATCTCCCAGAGTGGCACTAACCATCATATCTTCGGGGGTCATTTCTCTAACTTCTTGAATTATCCAGGGGAAATTAGCACCTAATGATCCTTCCTTTGGATTTTTAACGTCAATTATATCTGCACCGCCTTCAATGGCTTCCAGTGCTTCTTGGGTATTAATGGGACTTATCAGTAGAAGCAATTCATATTCCTCCTCTTTTATAGAAAAAAACCATTTGTATTATTAATTTAGTAAACAGTTTTACCATACTAAATATTATAATCAAAATGATGCTTTAAAATCTTAAAATATACCTTCTTTATTTTTACTAATTTTAAATTAATATTTTTTTTAGTATATGCCTCTGGGATTATAAAAACTTTTAGATATTTAATTTACTCATTCTAATTTCCTAAAAAAACACAATTTTGAAACTTAAATTAATTATATGCGGTTATACCCATTAACCTATTATATTTTTAAAAAGGAGATCCTTTCTTCTTAATAGATTTAAAGATTTTAAGATGTTCTTTTGGTGAAAAACCAGTATTTTTACTTTCTTTGCGTATTTTCTCCATAATTTCATTGGTAGGAGTTTTTACCGGACACTCCAAAGTACACAAACCACATAAAGTACACATATAAAGCCCGGAACTAATGCTGGTTTCTTCATCCTGCAAAAAACGACTCATAGCTACTCCTCGACCTCCTAAATAACCACGATAACCAAATTCATTACCTAAAACATTGTAAACCGGGCAGGATACAATGCAACTACCACAACCAATACACCACAGACATTCTTCCAGGGCCTCCTGACGACCGTTATCCAGCATGATAACCACTACTTTTCGTGCTCCATACATATCTTCCAGGAGCTTTTTTTCAATATCTGCAGTTTTGGATGGTCCGGATATAACATTAATGTAGGAAGGCAGAGCTGTACCGGTGGCATAGGCTGTCTCCAGCTTCACCACAGATATAGCATCTTCAATAGTTTCCACCAGTTTATCCACCCCCACCACTACGATGTGGGTATCCATTAAAGATAATAAGGATATGTTTCCCTCGTTATGTACCATTATCAGGGATCCATCTTCTGCTGCTACTGAATTTGCACCGGTTATGCCAATTTTACAACTTTTTAACTCTTCTAATACATTACTTCTAACCAGTTCCATTATAGCCCGGGGATCTGCTTTTACCTTTACCTTTAATGATTCGGAAATTATTTCTGCAATTTTATCCACCTTAAGGTGCAATGCCGGACCTATGGGGTGTGATGGTTTATTATCATCTACTTTTAACTGGATTATCCTATCTCCTAAATCGGTTTCCACCAGATGGATTTTTTTCTTTTTTAAATAATCAGAAAGACCTAATTCATTCAGAGTATTTGATTTTGATTTAGCCACTATCTTCTCATTTTTAATCAAATCATAAATTAAATCTAAAGCTTGATGTGAGTCTTCAGCATATAAAAATTCCATACCATTATTTTTGAAATTTTCCCGGGCAGTTTCCACCATGGCGGGGATTTTCTTTACAGATTCTTTTCTAATATTTTTAACTCTTTCCTGGAGTTTAATTATGCGGGGGTCCTGCATTAAATCTATTCTACGTTCCTCCATTAACTTAAATGAACTTCGCATAGTTTTTAGTTCATTTTCTTTCATGGTTTACCCCCTCTAAAAACAATAATATGAATTCAGATAGATCCCATACTTCCTGGCCTTGATTACTCAAGTTCAATTTACAAAAAGGACAGGAAGTTGTTATCAAATCCGATCCTGTTTTTTCGATTTCTTTTATTTTTTCCCGGGCTATTTTGTCAGATAAATCAGAATAAGCAGATTTAACCCCTCCTCCTGATCCACAACATCTGGATTTTTCATGGTGATGTTCCATTTCCACCAGTTCCCCCACATTTCTAATAATGTTACGGGGAGCTTCAAATTCACCTAAATGTCTTCCCAGATGGCAGGGGTCGTGATAAGTAATTTTATCCTGGGATTTTTTGAGTTTTATCTTTTTTTGACTTATCAGTTCATGGAATAACTGACTGGTGTGTATGACATCCAATTCCACTCCTAAAATTTCTTTATAATCCATTTTAAGGCTGCGGTAGCATCCTCCACAGGATGCCAGTATGGTCTGATTTTTAAATTTTTTTATATTTTTTTCCATCAATTTTTGAGCATCCTCACCATACCCGGTGCGCAGGAGCACTGAACCACAGCATTCTTCCTCATCTAAATACTCAAAATCAACTCCTGCATTATTTAAGATAGTTTCGGTGGCATCACCAATTTCTTTAACTTTTAAACGAGCTACACAGCCTCTAAAATATATCATAATAATTGCACCTTATTCTAATTTAAAGGGTATGCTAAATAAAATCCCGGGAATTAATTTTATTATTTAGCTATAAATTATCCCTTCTTATTATATTCTTCATACAAGTTAGTGTAGTGATATTCCAGTTTTTCCCCTACACTTTCCCCTTTATATTCCTGATATTGTTTCTGGCCTTCTTCTTTTAGACGGATGTAGATTTCTTTATTTTCCAATAGAACTTTTATTTTATCTGCCAGGTCTTGAGGGTCCTGGACATTAAAAAATAATCCTCCCTTATTATCACTGGCTTCCATAATTGGTTCTATGTTTGATGCTACAAAAGGGACTCCACAACCCATAGCTTCTACAATAACCAGCCCAAATCCTTCTACTTTGCTGGGAAGGCAGAACAAGTGGGAAGATTTTATAATACGTAATACATCTTCGTGTTTTTCTATAAAACCACAAAATTTAATCTTTTTTTGCAAATCGAATTTTTCCACCAATTTTTGGAGATGACTCTCCTGAGGCCCGGTTCCCACTATATTGCACCTTAAGGAGGGATAGTCTTTATTTAGAATATGGAGAGCATAAATCAAGTCTTCCACTCGTTTATATTCAACCAGGCGAGAAACACAGGATATGGTTATTTCCGGATATTTTTCTACTTCAAATGGGGGAAATTCAACTATATTGGGGACAACTGCTAT
This genomic interval carries:
- a CDS encoding LUD domain-containing protein, which encodes MKENELKTMRSSFKLMEERRIDLMQDPRIIKLQERVKNIRKESVKKIPAMVETARENFKNNGMEFLYAEDSHQALDLIYDLIKNEKIVAKSKSNTLNELGLSDYLKKKKIHLVETDLGDRIIQLKVDDNKPSHPIGPALHLKVDKIAEIISESLKVKVKADPRAIMELVRSNVLEELKSCKIGITGANSVAAEDGSLIMVHNEGNISLLSLMDTHIVVVGVDKLVETIEDAISVVKLETAYATGTALPSYINVISGPSKTADIEKKLLEDMYGARKVVVIMLDNGRQEALEECLWCIGCGSCIVSCPVYNVLGNEFGYRGYLGGRGVAMSRFLQDEETSISSGLYMCTLCGLCTLECPVKTPTNEIMEKIRKESKNTGFSPKEHLKIFKSIKKKGSPF
- a CDS encoding molybdenum cofactor guanylyltransferase; its protein translation is MGQDKGLMLFKNKPMVCNILDKVDNQMDEVLLVLRNDKQKQEYRKILNHIYSVDNTSFNLKFLKDEIESQGPLSGIYTGLSHMESDYALVIPCDSPFISTYFIEKVYNVYENSKENYDALIPFWGVKNNHHFEPLHGIYHKRSKKTIYFQLLKGKKDVKSLVKKLNTIFVEVSKLDPSLKSFKNFNRPEDVSKI
- a CDS encoding glycosyltransferase family 4 protein, whose translation is MKICFVTEYFPKTESLEVKGGAEATAFNEALQLSKNHEMIVLTSLTDGMSSEYEIKGIKVKGCGRKRSYGQSGLFRDRLSFMYAAYQEGIKMEVDLVVGYNFITHPVAWKIGKKLNIPSVARYHDVWIGEWIKNVGLAGITGEILERYTLSRKFDLIVAVSFFTRRKLEKHFSGEKIAVVPNIVEFPPFEVEKYPEITISCVSRLVEYKRVEDLIYALHILNKDYPSLRCNIVGTGPQESHLQKLVEKFDLQKKIKFCGFIEKHEDVLRIIKSSHLFCLPSKVEGFGLVIVEAMGCGVPFVASNIEPIMEASDNKGGLFFNVQDPQDLADKIKVLLENKEIYIRLKEEGQKQYQEYKGESVGEKLEYHYTNLYEEYNKKG
- a CDS encoding NADH-quinone oxidoreductase subunit B family protein; amino-acid sequence: MVKIALEALASCAGCEISILDLHEDITKLLDNAELVYAPVLMDTKELPDDIDIAIVSGSVRNQENQERLEELRDKSDILIAYGTCACYGGITGMADLYTSEEVTSRTYTDNPSTISAELPSEVVPELLTIVHPAADFTEIDGFIPGCPPKEQLTGDILIPLINDEAPDVPKKSVCADCNREMEHIEFDKIHRRIEGDPEPGKCFLSQGYVCLGSVTLGRCGGLCTEAGVACHGCGGPSLDVIREPSHDIYNGVIKRIAHLSKMPEKDVEKQLYDIGHVIYGFVIGSTIMEDKQVSLIPQLVKK
- a CDS encoding (5-formylfuran-3-yl)methyl phosphate synthase translates to MLLLISPINTQEALEAIEGGADIIDVKNPKEGSLGANFPWIIQEVREMTPEDMMVSATLGDVPYKPGTVSLAAMGALVSGADYIKVGLYGTSNYDEALEVMENVVKTIRKNSPQAVVVASGYADAHRVGAVDPMEIPKVAADSGADLAMVDTAVKDGKTLLDFMDMDQLQKFVSEIHDYGLKSALAGSVKKEQLKPLYDIGCDVVGIRGAACTGGDRNSGKIHRSAVRELKEMIADF
- a CDS encoding (Fe-S)-binding protein → MIYFRGCVARLKVKEIGDATETILNNAGVDFEYLDEEECCGSVLLRTGYGEDAQKLMEKNIKKFKNQTILASCGGCYRSLKMDYKEILGVELDVIHTSQLFHELISQKKIKLKKSQDKITYHDPCHLGRHLGEFEAPRNIIRNVGELVEMEHHHEKSRCCGSGGGVKSAYSDLSDKIAREKIKEIEKTGSDLITTSCPFCKLNLSNQGQEVWDLSEFILLFLEGVNHERK
- a CDS encoding Ni/Fe hydrogenase subunit alpha, with protein sequence MKQIEISPVTRIEGHAKITVQIDDAGNVADAHFHVMEIRGFEKFLEGAAVEEAPRITPRICGICQTAHHLAAAKATDEVFGLQPPETARRLRELMLLGQYIHSHSLHFYFLGAPDLVMGPESDPALRNVLGILKSKPDLAMMAIKTRKIGQEITALVGGKPISPVTAIPGGQSKGITAEERDKILSKAKEAIGLIGQGVEVAKPLFEEYSETVETLGPVETSFGALTNAGNLEFYDGPVKIMDKEGSPIHEFAASDYLDYIEEKVQPWSYLKFPYLKQIGFPEGNYRVGPLARLNVVDTVPTEIAADLFAEYKEKYGIAQNTLLYHYARLIELMYAAERSVQILEDDNITGTDIRNGLSGPLMTKEEAKESSETKRGVGMIEAPRGILIHDYETDGAGFINRANLIVATGQNNLSMDIGVRETAKEMIKGEEVSEGLKNKLEMIVRAYDPCLSCATHAIGEDSPLEVDIYDSEGRLLRKHLI
- a CDS encoding 4Fe-4S dicluster domain-containing protein, translated to MVEIVVDEDACVGCGSCVDDCPSDVYQMNEEKWKSEVINADDCMACLSCHEICPSQAMEHRDIHVAKRLYIDRKVSDVLNKII
- the guaB gene encoding IMP dehydrogenase, which translates into the protein MYSKKLKEAPVGYTFDDFLILPGASEVEPKDVSTKSMVSRNFELNIPLISSAMDTVTESDMAITLAQEGGMGVIHRNMTIKEQVKQVKQVKKSGDLAIHDVITINPESSLKEAQSIMDQEMVSGMPVVEDEVVIGIISRRDIKPIINSDSHKKVREIMTSDVVTVDESITPGEALDIAYENKVERLPVVREGKIMGIVTIKDILERKKHPNACRDKKGRFIVAAATGPFDLDRAIALDKSGVDIIAIDTAHGHNMNIVKYVKTMKKNIEADLIVGNIATREAAEDLLSQEVDGLKVGIGPGSMCTTRIISGIGVPQLTAVSEVAEVASEYGVPVIADGGIRYSGDIAKAIAVGADVIMMGNLLAGTYEAPGEVVVMNGRKYKQYRGMGSLGAMTGGTGAGTDRYFQEVKGPMKHSKLVPEGVEGVVPYRGSVSEMVFQLVGGLKASMGYCGAQDIKSMQKKAKLVRITSSGIKESHPHDLLITNESPNYPTLE
- a CDS encoding hydrocarbon binding protein (contains V4R domain), with amino-acid sequence MEMEEIRGTFKPEMIPEETGGDISDYEEALHVLMKFVGSMSSALEQVSGRGANAIVYQAGKRMGHDAGKLMEKTDNLEQAMQELSDILGVEFYFEMWKPAGQDNYTIEKGDETVVKLLFMDCVVRQTLRRTGLPQKGPLCYLLYGYMVGAVEEVMSIKGKLDIDHVGSNACLKTLTIKWGGK
- a CDS encoding pseudomurein-binding repeat-containing protein codes for the protein MDRLSLNQYREMVDGIIEFKKTNGEMPQFAIVDGCKIEKQNYIDMIERVNKFILEMGRNPRSVDIES